TCCCCGTCGAGATTGGCTAGTTCATGCCGAATAAAAATTCCatatttgagtaaatttgtaATGGATCGTGTACACGGAGCTTGAAGTGAGATGCGCACTGAGCCCACAGGATTGCACATGCTTCAATGGTTTTATCGGAACTTCCACATTTTTTTTAGATTATCTACTCATAAAAAGATTGGTCAAGACAAGAGAACAGATGCCGAGACATTATTTTTAGATAATCTACTCATAAAAAGATTGGTCAGAAGGACCTCATATGAGACTTTGTTCTATTATGAAAGATTTTTGCCAGTAACTATTTGTAACATTTTGAGGTAAATAATTATCTAAAAGTAGTGTATTTACACCTAAAAATTGGATTCTATTCTTCctgattaattaatttttcccaaaaagaaaactctATACTTTTGAGTACGGAAAAATAGAATTCTGCTATCAAACAAGGTTAGATATTTTGATAATGTTAAATGATTTCATATGACTTCTTCAAAGCCATCTTATATGAATTCTTTTCATTCTTGCCGGATGAAATGTATCAATAAACAAAGACCAGAAGTCGTCAGTTGTTGCGTATAATTGGACATCGAGATGATCACTAGGTGCGCAAGGGTTGAGGCGGGTCGAACCTGAAGGTCAAGCCTAGCGTGTTGCACAAGATTGGGGAATTTATGGAGAATAAAAATTCCATAGTTGAGTAACTTGTAATGGAATGCACAAGGTTTAAGTTTTGTCAGATCTCCCGCCTTATTTTTACATTATCTTCTCAGAAAAAGATTGCTCAGGACGGAGGAGATGCCGAGGCGACAGTCCCGCGAATTCTTTAATCGGCAAAGGCTAATGCCACGTAATAATGCattaaataattgaataaaGAGAGTCATTCCCATGTATCAATACGATAAATAATGCAAAATAGTAAAGTAACGGGGGCAAGTGGGCCACATGTTGTGATTGAGAGAAAAAGCTGCTACCCGGCAACAACGtgcataatttaattaatttcaatttttcatgcttaattgtttatttttgagtGTTTTATTTTATACAAATATCGTGTCTAAAGTCTCAGTTTTTGCTGGACAATACGTGATGGTTTCACAAACATATTTCATATATCGAAAGGATAAACTTCAACTCATGGCCCACATGCCACAGTTGCTGTCAATAACAACTGTTGTGCGCTGTTTTGCTAGCATTGTTTATTAATAATTGAACAAAGAAACTCCCAAACTAGAAGGAGACCCCGGTATTATTTTCATTACACAGCACAACTGAGTAGTCCTGCAAATCCCATGAGTTCTTCTGAAATAGCCCATGATTTCTCTCCACACCTTCGAGTCTACAAAGACGGCCGAGTGGAACGACTCGAGGGCACGGCCACCGTCCCTCCATCGTTCGACCAGAACACCGGTGTCCTGTCCAAGGACGTCATCATCTCGGCCTCGACACCATGCCTCTTTGCTAGGGTTTACATCCGAACAGAAAACACCATCAACAGTCACTGCggtgcaaaaagaagaaaactcccACTTCTTGTTTACTTCTATGGAGGCGCCTTTTGCTTGGAAACTCCATTCTCTCCCATGTACCATAACTACCTGAACTCCTTGGTGTCAGAGGCCAATGTGGTCGCCGTGTCCGTTCACTATAGGAGAGCACCGGAGCATCCACTACCGGCGGCCTACGACGATTCATGGACCGCACTTGAATGGGTGTCATCGCATTTGGGTGGTGATGGTCCTGATGAGTGGCTGAGTGCGTACGCGGACTTGAGGAAGGTGTACGTGGCCGGAGACAGTGCCGGAGGTAACATAGCGCACCGAATGGGGCTGCGATTTGGTGAGTTAGTACCAACTAGTCGTACATAGATCTCTATTTGCAAGGTACTTCCCTCGGTGTTTTAATCAATCATACCTGCTGACCACCTCATTTATAAACATCAATGGTTGAGATTGATCGAGAAACCATGGATCATAAGGATTGCCATTTGATGCCTCTATCGATCTCATATTTGATGTCTGTAATAAACGAGCCGTTGGTCATCGATTAAGATTGATTGCAGCACCGGAGGGAGTACCTTTACATCCTTCAAATTATAAATGATCCTGCCTTGGCTTGGATATGTGATTGAAGTAGCCTGTTTAAAAACATTCTGATACCTCAATGTTCATTAAGGCTTTTTATATAGATAGAAAATTAGAGTACACATCATCAATGTAAGAGATAAGGATATCATAAGTACTATAACTTTTTTATGGCACTtatttgagtgtcataacttcttcttcttcttcttttttataataaccatttgagtgttataactttttaaaaatgtttaccACAATGTTATGTAATGTCGAATTTCTAACACTTaggtgaatatttttaaaaagttataacaaTTAAGTGATCATATAGtaagttatgatacttaagtAAGAGTtagataaaaattataatactcCTCATAAGTGTTAAGAAAATTTAAGGCATGTAGTCTTATTCACTCTTTGATTCGCGAGGCGCGCCAAATTTAATACATTCAGGAGTTAAATACCTCCTTTTGACTCTAGGGATTGGTTGGCGTGGCTAATCAAAATAACAACCGTACGCCGCAAACTGCTTTATCTAAATTTCTTCGtgaaatgaatttaaaaaagaatttttccCACTTTGGTTCCAGATTTTgggtacccaaaaaaaaacaaacaaacaaacaaaatacaAGCATTGCCATGTGCCGGGGCTCCCCCAAAATACAAGCATTTCCATGTGCTGGGGATCTCCCCACCCCCCAAAATACATGCATTGCCATGTGCTGGGGATAACCTCCCCACCCcccccccacccaaaaaaaaaaaaaaaaaatacaagcatTGCCATGTGCCTAGCTGCAGCCTGCATGAAGTCAGGAGTAGTTCTTTGCGTATTTAAAACGaaataatgacataaattattaatgtgtGATGtgattcttcaatttttattttattttttcaatataatccttaaattttaGCCTAATATACAATGTCattcataaatatttaatttgttcaatgtggtcccaGACTTTTCGTACATATTCATTTTAGTCAtcgaattatatgaaaatactCAATGTGAGATAATATTGGgcattttcatataatccaaTGAGTAGattgaacatgtaccaaaagtaTAGGAACAAATTAAAAGAGGACATCATTATATATTAAACTAGAGTTTAAGAACCACAGTAAATAAATTCATGAACCACGTTATATATTGAGTCAAAAATCAAGAATCAAGAGTTCAAAAACCATagtgaacaaattaaaagatcataaatcacattacatattgagttaaaattcataaatcatttatgccgtttttatttaaaaatggtaaaataattgaatatgtcaaagaggaaatcaataatagtttccttttctttttaggtaAATGGATGGTTCTCGAATGTAAAAGGTTGTGGCTTCTTGTTCTCAGTAGTTTAATGATTTCGGCCTTTTAAAAAGTCATTGGTAAGAAAGATATTCAAACTTCTACGTAAACTAAAAGTGGAGATAAAGAAAGGATATGCACTTTTAAAGGATGGGTATGGATACAGACGTAAATAATTTACCTTCAATGACACGATACTAATTAATACTCAAAGttgagggaaaaagaatataTGATAGAGATATTGAGAGAAAATATGGTCCCAGAGTTGCAAGTCAGAAAAGTGGATCAAAGTTAAattcttacttttgttttttttttccagattagttatttatttcaaaatatgcGTTCAAATCATAAAACTACTCCTTTAGAATGTTCCAAGTACATATAATTCATTGGAAAAATAGGGGGCCAAAAGTGATACGAAAGCTGCTGGCAATAGATGAATATAGATAGATGAATATAGAAGATAGTTGATGAATCCAAGTGCTGTGAAATAAGTTAGATTTACATGTGATTTTAGGTGGGGAAGATATGTTAGACAAATTGCTCGTGGCTAACTAACCCCTACTATTGTTACCTAGTATactatgtattttttttttatcgaaaccTAGTATACTATGTCGAATAAATGCTTATATGTATATCCCACGAAAATGAGCTAGGCCTATATATAAATTTATCCACATCttaccgttttttttttttgggcaaataccaccaaaaaaaaaaatcaaattataccCACTGTGACACATATACTCAatcaccaaaaactctaaacttatCCACTATAATACAAATGCCAAACTTATATGTGATATATATACCTTTTATTACAGTTCCATTCAAGTATTTTGTCACATTgatataaattttggattttttataatacaaaaaaaaagggggggataTTTGTGTTAAAGTGggtaaatttagggtttttcattaTACAAAAAGAGTTCGGTGTATTACCACCCGTGGCGGCGGCGTAGTGGTTGGGCGCTGGTTCCTTTCGAGAGGTCTAGTGTTCGAATCCCTACATCGTCTGCCTTGTTTGAAAGGAACCCACAACTTATCTAGGGAACAAGGATGGTGATGACTCTACTCCCTCCAAGATTTACTCCAACCGTGAAGCGGCACACGGAGGTTCcctgggttaccaaaaaaaaaagttcggtGTATTTATATTGTAGTCGGcatagtttaaggttttttgtaatattaatatatttctttAACAGATTGCACACTAAAATCTAGGGATAAGTATactatcagtgccaaaacttgtgtacggcgctcactttggtgccaaaagtttccgtcggatcacttaagtgccaaatcggaggaaaaacgatcactttggtgccatcaGCGaaaaattccggccaaaatgattacgtggctttttaaaaaaaaaaaaatctataggCCTTTCAACAACGTCGTTTTcgggtcctccttaagaaaacgacgccgttttgccgtcctacatggatggcttcaCGGAAACAACGCTGTTTAGCTCACAAGggaattgaaattagggtttccgccgCTTAGCCACCGTTGTTCGCCCGCcgttgctcggccaccgtcactCAGCGACCGTCgctgctcggccaccgtcgttcggccaccattgtagttgctccaccaggtgagcgaggagagatTGAGATTGTTGCTCGAGCAATAAGTTACAGGAAAAATCGAAGGTcatggtggaggaggaggaggaagaagatgggttgaAGGTGCCGTTGGTgcgctggtggtggtggtgcggTGCTGGTGTTGTTGCTGGTGCGCTGTCGGTGCTGTTGCTGGTGCCATGCTGGTGCCACTACTGgtgtgggtcttcgaggaagaagacgacacgaAGACgagccttccctctctctcaaattggggattagggtttcaaagttgggggaaagatgccaaatggcgtcgttttggtgtttgaaTGCTGACTCAACTCTTCGACGAGCCACATcggcttaaaaaattaataaaaaaaagtttacgtCGGaattccggccaatttcgtcggcgttggcacttaaatgatcgtttttcaaaatttttggcacttaagtgatccgatggaaacttttgacaccaaagtgagcgtcgtataCAACTTTtagcactgatagtgtacttatcccctaaAATctaagtttgaggttttttgtaatattaatatatttctttAACAGGTTGTGCACTGAAATCTAAGACTTCAGACTGGGTTGAAGGAATTGACCTTAGAGGCATCATCCTAGTTCAACCATTTTTCATGGGCAATGAACCAATTGGTAACGAGAGAACTGACCAGGCGACCCGGTCCTTGCTTGTCAGGCTGTGGCACCTAGCATGCCCGTCGGCCAAGGACGGGTGCGACGACCCGTGGATCAACCCAGAAAAGGATCTGAGGCTCTCGAGGATGGGTTGCGCTCGGGTCCTCATCTTCATCGCGGAGAGAGAGGTGCAGAGGGAGCGAGAGTGGCTTTACCGGGACTCGCTGGTGAAGAGCGGATGGGAAGGGACCGTGGAGGTCATGGAGACGAAAGGAGAGGGTCACCAGTTTCATTTGTTCCATCCAACGAGCGACGATGCAGTGAGTCTGATGAGGCGATTCGTTTCTTTCCTGAACGAGAACGAGATCAGTCAGGGTGACGGTGAttgctcttctttttcctcttcgcTTAGTATGGTGACTGCTAATGGTGTTGAATAAAGTCATAAACAAGGCGTATCTCTAGATTTTCATTGgtcatttataattatttctatAATGATTATGGTAGATGCTTTTGATTTCGGGGACTTATTATTATTTGTGATATAAAATAACAGAATGAATAAAGGGAAAGTATCTCGAATATATTCTCCAATATTTATCTctattgacttttttttctctcactagTTCTAAATTTGTACGAAATTAATAAGggacaaaatatttgaaatatataaatatcattttGAAACATTTCGATTTTTAGCTCTCATTGATTATATAGTTGAAAAAAAGTGCATagttataaataatttttatatatacatagtttattaagaaattagaaaacaagtatatatatatatatatatatatatatatatatatttttttagattatttaTAATCATAATTTTGAAGTATAACTTGTCTAACTTATTTCAACATATAAATAAGTaaccaatttttctattcaatttaGATTAACATTAGAATAATTTGAAGGATAGCACATCTTGTTGACTTCATTTACTCAATATTTCATCAAGGATAAATATTCAACTGATTGGAAACATGCATCATGACATCTAATAAATTTTATGTCCTTCACTTGAAATCCACTtactttaattatattttatatccTTTAAAGAAAATCTGTTCGGTAGAAAACTAAAATGAACTTAACTTTTTGTTCCAAAGTCCACGTAATTCCAATtgattccaaaaagaaaaagggaaaaaaaaaagatgacagAGAAGTTCGTGAGATTAAAAGTCTACCAAATTAACATGATGCAACTATATAAGGCTATCGACTGGCTTAACCTTGAACACATTAATGATTAAACAAATACTAAGACACTAATGTTAATTTTCCGcatgtttgaatttttttttttttggtcggtcctactctaatccgattctaacactcactctcagacttttgttctgcctccttgcagggcgtgggaatCGAAATCCACtcttgaaatgaaatcgtccccacctcAATCTCTcctaagaaggtggggatttgaacccctcacattccccttccaagttggaagggtggtcactgaggcgaacccccagtggttcgCATGTTTGAATTAAGTGGtaggaaaaaaatgtttggttAGATGACAAATATTACTTTTCCCCTTCACGAGTGGTCGGTTTGTTATCCCACTTTTCCGATATCAAGCTAGCCCATTGTTTCGTAGAGGCTAATACATCATAACTAGGGTAGCTAAGGCTCAaacgaaaaatgtttttcagaactggttttcctttctttcctcaaGCCCTTTCGACTCTTTTATGTAACAAAGCCTCGGCTCCTCTGGTTTTCTcgagaaaatgaataaaacaaCTTTtcgagcaaaaagaaaatggcatttgGCATGTAGGAATAGTTATTTAAACATAGATTACGTAACTACGgataattactttaaaaaaaaaaaaagctatttcAAACATAGTGATAAAGATGACTTAGATCATAACTAACGGTACAACATTAAAACATGGGCGCGTAGAGTAGAAAACTCAAGAACCTGTGGATCCCCACTAAAGCAAGCTCATCTTAGAGAAGAAAGGCGGTACAAAGCGCCATTACATTATGAAAAGAATTACtataatgaaaaatctcaaattaatatatttgtgataaatttatcctaaacttatttttacaTCACCGAAAACTCGTGACATACATGCCCTTCATTAATTTCTGTAAAATTTTGTCGTAAAACTATTAAGTTGGATAACATGTAACAATAACTCAATTAACATGGCCAGTTCACGTGGAAATCCttattagtttgaggtaaactcatcacaaatatatcaattttgagtagcttaggataaatttatcataatgtatttgcttgaaaattttaatgatccaaaaattaatttaaagtaaatttgttatatgcgtattaatttaggatttttcatagCATTAATCTTTATTAAAATCTTAGGGAAATGGACCTCAAATCCAACAAAAAGGAGACATGAATTTTGTCAAAAGGTGTTGTGAACGACTAACCTTGTGTCACGGGTCAGTTGATTACAAACAATCAAACACCCGTACAGCCTAAGGATTTTactcccaagtcagccttacacACACGCACGAACACAAGGGTATGAGTAAAGTGGGCGAGTGTATTTGCTATGAACGACCTAAACACAATGAGGGGGAGggacccctatttatacaagttcAAGTCTTATCTCATTAGTTGATCTTCCCTCCGATCCAATCTTCCCTTTGATCCAACGGTTGTGTTTGAACATGTATCATCATTACAAGTCTATACATTAGGCCACTCAATGGCTTTAGACCTTGGGAAAGCCCAAAGCGTGTGTTAGAAGTAAGGGCAGGGCTAGCAGGGCTGCTTGACATGAAGTAGGTGAATGGTCATGAGCTTTTGTCCATATTGTGCATGGGCCGATTGGGCATTGATCAAGGATCGTTTATGGATTAGTCGTGGACTACTTGTGGGCTACCCTTCGTGCGTGACACGACCCCATTAGTCAATCTTGGATTATGCTTCGTTTGTGGGCCATGTCACTAAACTCTCTTCTATCCTCCCCTCCCCCAcccccggaaaaaaaaaaacggacgTTCCATTGCGTGTGAGAGACTAGTGAAGGTGAGTCAACTTCCACAATCATAGTCTTTGACAGATTTCATTACTTGGTCAACGACTTAGTAATTGGTCAACATCACTAGCATCTCCAGCGACTTCTTCGATTACGCTGCATAAACCTATGCTACACAAGCATTAGCACAAGTTCACAGGCGAATTCTCTCACGTAAAGTGATTAGATCCATGGGCCACTAATCAACTACAacgaaataaattttgggaactGTGTAGAAATGATCAATTATGAGTTTCATTGGGATGAGTTGAAATTGGGGGTGTGCAACCAAACCGAGTATACTTGGTTCCTGGACCAGCCCACTCAGAAAACAAGGTCGGGAATTGGTTCCCATGGAAACTGATTCGGGAGCCGGTTCCCAAATTTGGAACCGGTTCAAATCGGTCCAGGAGCAGGTTCCGAGTGATTACCCACCTGAAAACCGGTTTCCGGACTGATTTTGGAATCGGTTCACGGACCGGTTTTGGAAGTAGAGgtccaaaaccctttttttttctttcgattcCTATTCTTACTCCTGCAATCAAacgatatttttccttttggctctCTCAAATATGCACGGCACTCCTTCtttgtcattcctcttcctcacttgcttccctccctccctggCTCCCTCTCGCACTGCCTGATGGACGGATGATGTTTGCTgccgccaaattcttgtgtgtcacatggattggctcacctaatttctcttttgtaggaagAGTTATGATTacataaatgagtagcttcatatagtagttgtgggaataagactaatattagactcatgtttgttgctaattctttgccttatgattttatttattataattaaccCTATagatctttaatttttcatttaatcaaaaagttcatgtatttatttattttaagtgcttaatgtttcaatacaaattatgaggattacattattttcttgcgtattaatataaaa
This Eucalyptus grandis isolate ANBG69807.140 chromosome 7, ASM1654582v1, whole genome shotgun sequence DNA region includes the following protein-coding sequences:
- the LOC104422921 gene encoding probable carboxylesterase 12, producing MSSSEIAHDFSPHLRVYKDGRVERLEGTATVPPSFDQNTGVLSKDVIISASTPCLFARVYIRTENTINSHCGAKRRKLPLLVYFYGGAFCLETPFSPMYHNYLNSLVSEANVVAVSVHYRRAPEHPLPAAYDDSWTALEWVSSHLGGDGPDEWLSAYADLRKVYVAGDSAGGNIAHRMGLRFGCALKSKTSDWVEGIDLRGIILVQPFFMGNEPIGNERTDQATRSLLVRLWHLACPSAKDGCDDPWINPEKDLRLSRMGCARVLIFIAEREVQREREWLYRDSLVKSGWEGTVEVMETKGEGHQFHLFHPTSDDAVSLMRRFVSFLNENEISQGDGDCSSFSSSLSMVTANGVE